A window from Photobacterium leiognathi encodes these proteins:
- a CDS encoding GlpM family protein: MVALFFKCLLGAFAVLLIALLSKSKSFYISGLVPLFPTFALIAHYIVGTERTMADLRMTALFGLYSLIPYAAYLIAVYYFSYKYELVWTLSLAALVWVFFACLLLMGWTKFSPALS, encoded by the coding sequence ATGGTAGCGTTATTTTTCAAGTGCTTGTTAGGGGCTTTTGCTGTTTTACTCATTGCGTTACTTTCTAAAAGTAAGAGCTTTTATATCTCAGGCTTAGTGCCGTTATTTCCCACCTTTGCTTTAATCGCTCACTACATTGTCGGTACAGAACGCACCATGGCAGATTTGCGTATGACGGCATTATTTGGGCTCTATTCGTTAATCCCTTATGCGGCATATCTTATTGCTGTTTATTACTTTAGTTATAAATATGAGCTAGTTTGGACGCTATCATTGGCAGCATTAGTGTGGGTGTTCTTTGCTTGTTTGTTACTAATGGGGTGGACAAAGTTTAGCCCTGCATTGAGTTAG